In Desulfovulcanus ferrireducens, the genomic window GCCTGATGCGTCAAAATATCGTCGTGTCCAACCTGGCTAATATCAAAACTCCGGGCTACAGGGCTCGACGTTTGGAATTTGAGGAAAAGCTCCAAGCGGCTCTGGATTTAGAGAAGAACAACAAAATAACCCGGACCAATGAGAAACATTTACCAGTCCGCTTCAATCCGCAAAAGTTTGGGCCGGATTTTTTTAAAGATTTTGAACCCCGGGTGGTTCAAGGTGAAGACAGAGTCGACCTGGACAAAGAAATGGCCATCATGGCTAAAAATACTATGCTCTATAAT contains:
- the flgB gene encoding flagellar basal body rod protein FlgB, with translation MKSLFDDNIQLTAKVLDLRLMRQNIVVSNLANIKTPGYRARRLEFEEKLQAALDLEKNNKITRTNEKHLPVRFNPQKFGPDFFKDFEPRVVQGEDRVDLDKEMAIMAKNTMLYNALTQVLRKNFEGLKLVISEGGK